Within the Oncorhynchus clarkii lewisi isolate Uvic-CL-2024 chromosome 2, UVic_Ocla_1.0, whole genome shotgun sequence genome, the region cgtaatcagtgctctaactcccctttagcactggtctggagcaatgaagtggtgacgcgGGGTACCGTACttaaccacaaattacctcttaGTCCGCAGCATAATCGcaaaacttttagtggagcaaccactgtatgTGGTACGGTTACATGGGGACAGGTGCTGCTGTGCTGGCTGCCATAGAGCTGGATGTCCCTGAGGTAAGGAAAGTACAGCAGAGATTAGCAGGTCTCAGATGGGGAGCGAGGGGAGGGGATAGGTGGGGGGGTTAAGGGCTATTCTGAGTATATACCATCacacccctccatcccctctgaaATCAGACACGTTGCCTGCCCTTCAGCAGAAGGAAGTAGCGTTCTTGTGTCGTTGACAGTCTACTGTAGTGTCTGTGGACAGGGTGATTAGGAGCAGTCAAAACATAATTCTCTATTGGTTTGGATGCTGAGCTCCTGGGAGCACGATGAGAATGGATGGAGTAAATAGTGTGACTCTCCAGCTCCCAACAGGGGACAACAAATTGAGACAGTCTGGAACTCTGCCTTAGAAGACTATACTCATGACAAGACTACCAGGAAATTAAACTCTCATTCCGACACACTCGCTCTCACATCCCCAGTAAGGATTATCTACAGTATAACACAATCTCAGACACGCGCGCATGGGTACTCCCCATACTTACTCACCGATATCTACACCATGAATAACCTCACCATGAATAACTTAACCTCTCTTCACTAATCAATCAACATGAAAGGTACATTATTAGTGCCAAGAAGTTAGGGATCTAATAACTTTTAAATTATTGGAATATTACGAGATTTCATTTCGTTCTCAGTCTGCAGCCTAATAAAAAGCTGCCTTAAGATTGGCTCTGTAATTGTGCTGAAAGAGATTAAAATCTGTGTGCAAACATAATTACCCATAAATCCAGTCCATAAAAGCTGACTGAGCATGAACTTGGACAGACTCTGGCCCTCCCGGGTCCCCAGTACAATGGCTACTAGAGTACAGCCAGTCACTCTAAAAGGGTCTTCACATACATGCTACACATATACTGCACTGTAAACTTGTGACCTTGTCACGTCTCGACCGCTACCTCAGAGGTAACGCACGACACAACCGCCCCCCTTTGAACAGAAATGTCTCATTGAGTACACATAATAGCAAAGCAATGTTTTTGAAACAGCTTTGAGTTTTTACCTGAAATAGTAACAGCCGGATACATTCTGTAAATGTCgcagtgttttttttgtttgttgctagaCCGCACTGTGACACTGAGGTCCAGGCATGAATCAACTTCCCAGGGAATTATTAATATTTTAAAATTCGCAAATTTGCTTTTACCTCATATAATGACTTCCATGATATTGATTAAATTAAGCCTGTTTTTTTCTAAGATAACCTTAAACTACCTACCGCATTAAAGTTAAGAGCAACCATCTAGCTATGGTTCAGCAAAACGTCAGCATTCAGCTACAGCCAGCATGTTTATGTGAAGATATAGAAATGATTCTGtttcgctagctaacgttacctagctgTGTAGCCTATATTACAATAATATGTACGACACTATGACAGCGTTACTCTACTTTTAGAGCCGTATGGAAGGGGTAAGCATTCATTATTGATATGCTAACATTACTTGATCATGAAGCATGTTGTTAGCGAGTAGGAGTCAGCGGTGTATTGTCAGCTAATTTAGAAAATAAACCCTTTATTTGCCTGCACATGCTTGTGGaatgttgcattattcaagagtgtaATATGGTTTGGTTGCATGATTTAATATCGTAATACTGTACTTTTCAGAATAAAAGTTGTCCGATTGTTAAATAGTTTGTGCTAACTGGCTAGTGGCCATTGTGATAGTTATGGTCAATTTGAGTTGCGGACCAagaatgttgtgtttgttttgctttttttttgcttctttttaataattatttattacaaaaaacacaaggggtaacattaaagcattagaacatgaaggacaaacaatacagcatcaagacactatcaagcatgtatcagtctttccgcAACAGAGCCAACCTTGTGTGTGAAAGTGCGTGTGCATGATAGTGATGAAAAAGTAAACTGACATATTTTTCATGATCACAATCTTGTGAatcccgaaccctccaagatcccccccacagttccccaatagctttccctcaaccattcgagacccctcccacagaccccccccccccgaagaAAACCCCCcccaattaattccattccccaccaaCAACCAAGAAAATGAACtgaagagaaaaaaggaaaagacagaagaaaacaacaaacaatgcaaaaaaatgtaaaaataaaaactaatttaaaacaaaggacatcaaggagaactaaaatcataacagcaatgcctactttatatgtttgtgtgcaggtCTGGCactgtgtgttcttgtatgtgtttatttgaatgagagtgtgtgtatatgcatgggtacaaacacctgcacgacatcagcctcaggcaaaccggcattagttgtaaaaacccTGCCACCGTGAAATGTAAGGAAAGGATGTAACGTGAATTGAAAAGTAGAAATCTCTTTCGGAACTCTGCTCCTCAGACTCTCAATCAAGAGTCGAGGAGCAGCCGCTGCTCTGTTGACCGCAGCCGCTGTTCTCTTTTACGTGACAGCCATATGCATATATCCATCCAACATTTCCCCTTCTCACACTAATCCTCGTATTAATatctaaaaataataataaaatcacTTAATGatagtgtgtgagagaaagagagcaagcgAGAAAGTGAGAAATAGAACAAGAAAGATATTCCAGAGGCCCAAGTGATTATACCTTCTCCTATGGCCCCCCCTTTAGGCAAGAGCTCAGTGTTGAAACAGAGCTCCACTACATAGgcttatatgtactgtatgtgatgagTGATCATTTGTCAAATGTGATGAGCTGTAATTGGCAAGTACTGTACATGCAGCATATTTAGCCATATCTATTGCCTCTCAGGTGATATTAAAGAGTGTGTGGACTTAATGGTTGGGACTTAATAAATGTGTAATACATGTGTTTTTACAGTAACCTACAAGTGAAGTAGGGATATTTGCCTGATGTGGTTATGGTTTGGTTACCTGTGAAGTGGTGCTGGTTGGTGCTGATCCGATTGGCTTGCTGGATGTTGCAGCAGAGGTGGAGCATAGCTAGCATGGTGATGATCATCACCACACTCTGGAGGAGCAGAGTCAGTTCAAACTGCTTCCCTATCCTGTAGGTAGATATTACAGTAACTAATCAAAATTCAGTGTCTGTACAGACAATGCTCACTTCCTCTAACCACTTAGTTTTTTTCTATCCATATGTTTAATGTAAACACGATAACCTGCAAACTGCTGTATGCTCCCAAGTGATTTGTTTCAACATGTGAGTGAGCATTCAATAGTTTATTCTGTTCACTTTGAAATCAGTCCCAGTGACCTTTCTCTCCCCTGGCCTCACCAGAAGAAGATGCGAAGGATGTTGGCGATGAGCAGCAGCAGGCAAACACGGGTGGAGAATCCCTCAGTGTTGCTGCTCCTCTGGATCTCCTGGTACTGAGGCACGTAAGGCAGGGCCCCTCCAAACACCATCACACAGGAGGCTAGCCACGACAGCAAGGTCCACGAGCCCTCCATGTTCTCCTCCAGGATGCCCACCTCAATGTCCATCTCTAGCTAGGGCCTCACAGACGGCAGCCTGGCCTCAGTCACACCCAGCCCTGTGGAGTGCACAAACAGATACTCCTGATGACCAAGCTTAGAATTAAATAACATGTGTTGTTAGAGAACTTTACCTTCACTCTCTTGTACCCTTAAAAGATGAGTTACCAACAAACTGCATGCACCATCTCCCACTCAGTCAAGACTCAACAATGCCAATGCACCTCCATATCAAATTATTTCTGGCTAACAACCTTACTGTTATtatcaattaaaatggtcaaaaacgaCAACAATAGCTCTTAGCAAAGAGACAAGTATTTTGCTAAGACTGTCTGGgttggtctgagtggggagggggaaactgaaaactagccgttattggcagagaagttagaaactctctcttattggtctattaactcatttactgcCTGGTGATTTCACcaagcaggccaaaactccagcccaccaaaacaggctgacatttcagacagccttttcaaacagctcttacactaaagaGGCATTATCATTTTCACGAGGGCGAACGTGCATAAATATGGTAGAATTCAGATATGACGTCATTGTTCTAGCACTATCCACTAAGTTTTTCAACTAAGGAGCGTGATATGGTTGGTTCAATGTGCCAATACATCAGCACAATCtacttagtttttttttaaattgacaaGATCTGGAAGATAAACTGTAAATCATGTACACTCTGCTAATAAtcatataaaaaataaagagtAACGGAGAGCAATTTACAATATGGCAAAACAAGGAATTTATGGTAAGTGGATGGGGGCTGCCATCATTATGCACCTCCGctttttcacagtattattccaacctcagtgtagaaatatacatacatacagttgaagtcggaagtttacatccacttaggttggagtcattaaaactcgtttttcaaccactccacaaatttcttgttaacaaactatagttatggcaagtcggttaggacatctactttgtgcatgacaagtaatttttcagacaattgtttacagacagattatttcactgtatcacaattcctgcGGATCAGaagtacactaagttgactgtgcctttaaacagcttggaaaattccagaaaatgtcatggctttagaagcttctggtaggctttttgacatcatctgagtcaattggtaggtgtacctgtggatgtatttcaaggcctaccttcaaactcagtgcctctttgcttgagatcatatggtaaaatcaaaagaaatcagcaaagacctcagaaaaagaattgtaaatatccacaagtctggttcatccttgggagcaatttccaaaacacctgaaggtaccatgtttatctgtataaacaatagtacgtaggtataaacaccatgagaccacgcagccgtcataccactcaggaaggagatgcgttacgtctcctagagatgaacatactttggcgcgaaaagtgcaaatcaatcccagagcagcagcaaaggaccttgtgaagatgctggaggaaacaggtacaaaactatctatatcgacataacccgaaaggccgctcagcaaagaagaagccactgctccaaaactgccataaaaaagccagactacggtttgcagctgcacaaggggacaaagattgtactttttggagaaatgtaatctggtctgatgaaacaaaaatagaactgtttggccataataaccatcgttatgtttgcaggaaaaagggggaggcttgcaagccgaagaacaccatcccaaccatgaagcacgggggtgccaGCATcgtgttgttggggtgctttgctacaggagggactggtgcccttcacaaaatagatggcatcatgaggtaggaacattatatagatatattgaagcaacatctcaagagatcagtcaggaagttaaagcttggtcgcaaatgggtcttccaaatggacaatgaccaccagcatacttccaaagttgtggcaaaatggattaaggacaacaaagtcaaggtattggagtggccatcacaaagccctcacctcaatcctacagaaaatgtgtgggcagaactgaaaaagcgtgtgtgaacaaggaggcctacaaacctgacctcggttacaccagctctggcaggaagaatgggccaaaattcacccaacttattgtgggaagcttgtggaaggctaccggaAACATTtcacccaagataaacaatttcaagacaatgctaccaaatactaattaattgagtgtatgtaaacttctggcccactgggaatgtgatgaaagaaataaaagctgaaataaatcattctctctactattattctgacatttcacattcttaaaataaagtgatcctaattgacctaaaacagggatttctactaggattaaatgtcaggaattgtggaaactgagtttaaatgtatttgtctaaggtgtatgtaaacttccgacttcgactGTACATACACTACCGATCAAAAGtattagaacacctactcattcaagggcttttctttattttttacattgtagaataatagtgaagacatcaaaactatgaaataacacatatggattcatgtcgtaaccaaaaaaaagtgttattcaaatcaaaacattttgtattcttcaaagtagccaccctttgccttgacagcattgcacactattggcactctctcaaccagcttcatgaggaatgcttttccaacttgaaggagttcccacatatgctgagcacttgttggctgcttttccttcactctgcggcaaaaataaaagaaaatccctgtaatgagtaggtatgtgtcacaagtttggacaggtactgtatataacaCACGAAAATAACCTTTTTGATTGCACTGGAGCTTTAAAACATGAGTCAACTTGCCACCCACACCCATGCTCTCACACCCTGATCTGAATGAAGGATATCCCAAAAAGCCCTCTGGCATATTACTAATGTCGCAAACCTGTAAAGAGACCAAGGTTTTCCTCTAAGCAACACTGCTATATCATAACCCTGAAGACAGACCCTCTGACACACTCTGCCTTGCCTCTCTTTGCTGGAACACAGAACTGCTGCTAAAGGGTTTAAAGCTTTGAGAATGCAAATGTTTCCAGAACAGTCCATGAGCTGTTACTATTGTCCTTccattttacagtaaacattactacTATACATACCACTACACTTGAGTTGCCTTTTCCATAGAGAGCATTCTTGAGGGGATAAGATAGCATTATCTCTCTCTTACTAGTCTCCTCTACATAAAATGCAGCACGCTGTCTTAATATTTGCAGAAGCCAAATATGGAGTCCTCTTAAATATAATGCATACAGAACTGCCAGtatttacattggataaaaaaataaaatacagaaatgttTAAGTTTTCCCTCTCTGCCCAATCTCTCAAATGACTTTTGAGAGGGTAGAGTAAAACAAAAGTTCACCTTTCTCCCTAGGAAACCAGAGGAAGAATATTGAAACAACAAAATGtcacttctacatctgcattgcttgctgtttggtgttttaggctgggttcctgtgtagcactttgtgacatcggctgatgtaaaaagggctttataaatacatttgattgaccaCCCTTTCTGTAAAAAGAGCTCTTCTTAGGGTATGCTGAAGAAAATATGGCTGTTGAACTGTTCTGAGCAATGTAGACCACAAGGCCCATATTGATACAATGTACACATTTGCCTTAATACTACCTCCTCATGTCCCCACAGAGTGACTGATCGAGACATCTAGAGCATAAACAGAGATACTTAATTACACTCTGCATAACTCAACTCTACTAAGTGTCTAAGTATGACATGATTTCTACCAGATCATGTCATACTTCCAGGATTCCTCTCAATGAAACATTCAGTAGGGGGACGGCAGGCAATAAAGGAAGAGGGAACTGGGAATACAGAAAGAGTGGGTGACATTTCACAGGCAATAGATACTTTGGTGACATTCAAAGTCTGTCGGGGAAAATACACATTTTGTCATTTCGTATAGAGCAGCATGTGAAACGTGAGTGTGCAAGAGCTCAGAgtcattacaatttagcaaaagGTCACAAGTTGAATGTTCTTTGCTTACTTTTTCAGTTGAACATTAAGCTACAGCGAATAACTGATAGACTATCCAATAATACCCAAAATAAAATGTTCCAGTGTTTTCTTTACCATGTGCTTTTAGGCTACAGAGTTTAGGTGTCATTCAATGTCTTTGTCATACTAGGATACCTGTATTTGGAAGACTTGGGGGAAAAACACTTATGTAAGCAAAGCATGAAGGGGTTGGGCTTCAACATGCCTCAATGTACAGGTTAATTATCATATGCCTAGTTGCATGAAAAATTCCAATATTCAAAAAATTATAGTGCCTGTACTACCCAAAATCTGAACTTTTTGTACAAGTGAAGAAACCAGATTTTGTCTTGAGGAATAAAGACATCTCCCAGCAATGGATTCCCCTATTTCAATTTAAATCCCTTTAGATTGACTAAACACCTGGCAGAAGCTGTCCTTGAGATAATATTCCCGGGGCAATGTAGTAAGTAATCTGTACATCGACAGGATAATAAACTGGTAACACGGTGAAAGAAAAAAATTACCAAAGAATGAATACAAGACCATAGAAACATATATAATTTCAGCGTGCGCGCCGATAGACGGCCATCGACAGTTTCGCTTGGAGGAAATTGATGTACATTGTGTACACTAAGAAAACGTGCACATTTTCCTTTAGGTTTTAGGCAGCTGGCCTACCTGCATGGCCGGTTACGCGTATGGTCTTCGAATATCCTGAACAATGACTCAGTAACATagaaagtgagaaaaaaaataacTTTCTATTTACTTCAAATATACTGCGGTTGCAGACGTTGTTCCACTGAACATACCTCTTCCATTTACGCGCAGATTTATTGACAACTCCTCAGTCATGCGCTCCAACCTGTTCATAGACAAATTAGATATACCGTATACAGTATACTGTCTTCACAATTTGACTTCAACCAACGCAACTATTGGCTATGGGAAAACGTCTATGGGAGTCACTGCATGACACAATGATTATTCGTTTCTCAAATATGGTGTCTTTATTATTGTCACAT harbors:
- the LOC139371043 gene encoding solute carrier family 66 member 2 isoform X2, encoding MDIEVGILEENMEGSWTLLSWLASCVMVFGGALPYVPQYQEIQRSSNTEGFSTRVCLLLLIANILRIFFWIGKQFELTLLLQSVVMIITMLAMLHLCCNIQQANRISTNQHHFTDLDLRYFWSWSAFEDYLLFCFAFTVLCAFLTLLLLDSVLFVEGLGSLAVLFEAMLGVPQLLQNFHNHSTRGMSQILSCPRRKS